One region of Nycticebus coucang isolate mNycCou1 chromosome 10, mNycCou1.pri, whole genome shotgun sequence genomic DNA includes:
- the FAM163A gene encoding protein FAM163A has product MTAGTVVITGGILATVILLCIIAVLCYCRLQYYCCKKSRTEDADEEEQQEHDLPVHPRGPSCNACSSQALDSRGGLAPLPGEPCSQPCGVEGSHCTTCSPYSSPFYMRTADMVPNGGGGERLSFASTYYKEGGTPSLKLAAPQSYPVTWPGSGREAFTHPRAISTDV; this is encoded by the exons ATGACAGCGGGAACGGTTGTGATCACCGGTGGAATCCTAGCTACGGTGATCCTCCTCTGCATCATTGCCGTCCTGTGCTACTGTAGGCTCCAG TATTACTGCTGCAAGAAGAGCAGAACCGAGGATGCAGAcgaggaggagcagcaggagcATGACCTTCCTGTGCACCCCAGAGGCCCCAGCTGCAATGCCTGCAGCTCCCAAGCCCTGGACAGCAGAGGCGGCCTGGCACCTCTCCCTGGAGAGCCCTGCAGCCAGCCATGTGGGGTGGAAGGAAGCCACTGCACCACCTGCTCCCCGTACAGCTCCCCCTTTTACATGCGGACGGCTGACATGGTGCCCAATGGGGGTGGAGGCGAGAGGCTCTCCTTTGCCTCCACATACTACAAAGAAGGGGGGACCCCATCCCTCAAATTGGCAGCGCCCCAGAGTTACCCGGTGACCTGGCCAGGCTCTGGGCGTGAGGCCTTCACCCATCCAAGGGCTATTAGTACGGATGTGTAA